A region of the uncultured Bacteroides sp. genome:
ATTGAAGGTGTAAAATCCATATCTTCCCAATCAGCAATAGGAACCAGTAATATAACGGTAGAATTCAATCTGGGAGCTGATTTGGAAAAAGCTGCAAATGATGTACGTGATAAAGTTTCACAGGCAACCAAAAGTCTGCCTCAGGATATTGATTCACAGCCCACAGTGACAAAAGCGGATGCTAATAGTGATCCTATTATCATGTTAACAGCTCAAAGCAGCACAATGAATGCAATAGAATTAAGTGACTATGCCGAAAATGTGTTGCAGGAAAAGTTGCAGACTATTCCCGGTGTCAGTTCTGTTTCTATCTACGGACAGCAAAGACCATCCATGCGCCTATGGTTAAATCCTGAAAAAATGGCGGCTTACAATCTTACTGCATCAGATGTTAATGCAGCACTTAGTAAAGAGAATGTGGAAATGCCGGGAGGAAAAATACGTGGGAATGCAACCGAGCTTATTGTGAAAACTCATGGGCGATTAACCACAGAAGCGGATTTTAATAGTCTTATTGTGAAACAGTCAGATAATCAGGTAGTTCGCTTGCAGGATATTGGACAAGCTGTGCTTGGTCCTCAAAACGAAGAATCCGGCTCAACCATTAATGGCATTACGGGTGTGATGCTGAATCTGATTCCTCTGCCAGGAGCAAATGATATTCAAATTGCCGACGAATTTTACAAACGATTGGATCAGATTAAACATACCATGCCAAAGGGGGTGGAGTTAAGTGTTGCCCGTGATAAATCAATATTTGTAAGGCAATCAGTTAATGATGTGGCAGAAACACTTTTAATTGCCATTTTTCTGGTAGTTCTTATTATCTTTCTTTTCTTCAGAAACTGGATCATTGCCTTACGCCCTTTGCTGGATATTCCGGTTTCGTTAATCGGAACCTTTTTCATTATGTATATTTTGGGTTATTCTATCAATGTGCTCACACTTCTTGGAATTGTTCTCGCCACGGGATTGGTGGTGGATGATGGTATTGTGGTAACTGAAAATATCTTTAAACGTATAGAAAAAGGCATGGATAAGTGGCAAGCAGCTTTTGAGGGAACAAGGGAAATCCTTTTTGCTGTAATCTCAACTTCACTGACTCTGGCCATCGTTTTTATTCCGGTACTCTTCCTTGAAGGCTTTACAGGTAGGTTATTCAGGGAATTCGGAATTGTAGTGGCTAGTGCTGTGTTAATTTCAGCTCTCGTTTCTTTGACATTGACTCCGGTTCTGAATGTTCTGTTAGGAGGATCGGCTTCTCATCATTCTAAATTTTATGAAGCGAGTGAACCTTTCTTTGTAGGTATGGAAAATGGATACAGGCGATTACTAAGTTTCTTTATCCAAAACAAGTGGATAGGATTTTCTATTCTTGGATTTTGTTTGGTATTGATATTCTCTTTATCCAGAGTTTTAAAATCGGAGCTGGCTCCCTTGGAAGATCATAGTTATATACGAACTTCTATTACGGCGCCGGAAGGAACAGAATATACAACCACTCAAGATCTGATAGATAAAATAGCCAAAACTAGCATGGATTCTGTTCCGGAAGCAAAATATGTGCTTGCCCGATATGCAGGAGGTGGTAATTCCAGTGCCAATGCCGGATCTGTTATCTGTTTCCTTTCTGACCCGTCAGAAAGAAAGGCCTCTCAACAGAAAATATATGATAAGTTGTCGAGAATATATTCAACTATTCCTGATGGAAGGGTGATTCCGAGTCAGGAACCAACTATTGCCACATCAACTTCCAGAGGGCTACCTGTTCAGTTTGTATTGCAAAATCTTGATTTTGAAAAGTTACATAAGGTGTTACCCAAGTTTTTGGATGAAGCACAAAATAGTCCGGTATTCAGTAATGTGGATATGGATTTGAAATTCAACAAACCGGAACTGAATATTACTGTAGATAGATTGAAAGCAAATACTTTAGGTGTGAGCGAAAAGGATGTATCTAATGCATTGGACTTAGCTTACAGCGGGAGTCGTTATGGATATTTTTTAAAGAACAACAAGCAATACTATGTAATTGGTCAGGTTGCCAGAGAAGACAGAAATGTTCCTGCAGATATTGCCTCTTTGTATGTACGATCGGCTTCCGGTGAGATGATTCAACTGGATAACCTGGTAAAAATTGAAGAGAATAGTAACCCGCCAATATTATACCATTACAATCGTTATAAATCGGCTACTGTCTCGGCTAATCTAGCAAAGGGCAAAACTTTGGGAGAGGGTATAGCAGAAATGCAAAGAATATCGGATAAGTTATTGGATCAGTCATTTAATACAGCCTTATCGGGCTCATCAAGAGATTTTGCAGAGAGTAGTTCTAATATTTCTTTTGCATTGATATTAGCCTTGCTGCTGATTTATCTAATTCTTGCTGCTCAGTTTGAAAGTTTCCGTGACCCATTCATAATTATGCTTACTGTGCCAATGGCTATTGCAGGTGCCATGCTTTCATTATGGATATGTGGACAGACGCTGAATATTTTCTCTGAAATTGGAATGATATTACTTATTGGAATTGTAACAAAGAATGGTATTCTTATTGTAGAGTTTGCTAATCAGAAACGCAAGTTGGGTATGAATAAAAGAGTAGCTGCATTCGAAGCTGCTTCCGCCAGACTACGACCAATACTTATGACCTCATTAGCTACTATTTTCGGAGCTTTTCCTATTGCATTTGCTTTGGGATCAGGAGCCCAAAGTCGTATTCCTCTGGGAATTGTGGTTGTAGGTGGATTACTATTCTCGTTAATACTTACGTTGTTTGTAATTCCGGTGACTTATATAGCTCTATCAAGTAAAAATAAAAACAAATTATGAGAACGAAATATATATTCTTTTTATTGATGCTATGTTCCAATGTTCAGGCACAGAATGTGCTGACTTTGGAAAAGGCGATTAACATAACCTTGAAGAATAACTTTGATATATTGATTGCCCGCAATGATGCTGATATTGCTAAAATGAATAATACCGCAGGCAATGCCGGAATGTTACCTACAGTAAATGTTAACGGTTCCGGATCTTATAGCAATGATAATATTTATCAGAAGCTTTCCAGTGGAACAGAGAACAAATATTCGTCTCTATCGAACACATTAATAGGTGCTAATGCTGAACTGTCGTGGACATTGTTCGACGGAGGAAAAATGTTTGTAACTAAAAATAAGCTCAACGAGATTCAATCTCTTGGCGAACTGCAGTTTCAGTCTAAAGTACTTGAAACGATGTATAACGTAATTGCTGCATACTATGACATTGTGAGACAGAAACAACAATTGAGTTCTATAAATGAGGCTATCAGTTACAATAAGGAACGTGTAACTATTGCGTTAACAGGTTTTAATGCCGGTTCACTAGTGAAAACGGATTTGCTTCAGGCAAAAATAGACTTGAATGTGGCGATGGAGAATTCTATTAATCAGCAATATACCATTAATGAAGCGCAAAAAGCATTAAATCGCATGTTGGGACAAGGCCCTACAGTGATATTTGAAGTCTCTGATTCAATCTCGCTTTTGTATATTCCCAATAAAGATGAACTGCTTCAGAAACTGAACTCATCGAATTCCAGTATTTTGTCTTTCCAAAAACAAATAGATATTTCCCGGCTAACATTGAAAGAGAACCAAAAGGCCTATTTACCTACTTTTAGCTTTAAAGGAGGCTATTATTTATCTCAATCAGTAAACTCAGAGGGGGCTACTCTTAAGAATCGTTCTTCAGGTCCGCAAGTAGGGGGAACTATTTCTATCCCTCTTTTCAATGGTGGTGAAACCAAACGGAAAATTTCTGTGGCAAAAAAAGAATTGCAATCTGCAGAATATGATCTGGAAAATGTGAAATTACAAATGAATACAGAGCTGCAAAACGCACTCACAGATTTTGAGAATCAGCAACAGGTGTTACAGATTGAGAAAGATAATAATCAACTGGCTAAGGAGAATATAGAAATTAGTTTGCAACGCTTAAGACTAGGCCAAACCACTTCTCTGGAAGTGCATCAGGCGCAGGAAAGTTATGTGCAATCTTCTACTCGTCTTATCAATTTTAAGTATAATCTGAAAATTGCTGAAACAAAACTAAAACAATTGGTTTCCTCTTTATAAAGAATGCAAAATCGACTAGCATTTTTAAAATATAGAATTAAAAAAGAAACTTTCTAAATCAAAGATTTAGAAAGTTTCTTTTACATTAGGGAAAAACATTTGTTTTCTGGTGATCCGCTTGGGGTTCGAACCCAAGACCCCAACATTAAAAGTGTTGTGCTCTACCAGCTGAGCTAGCGAATCAATCGTTTAGTTCTCTTTAGCGGGTGCAAAGATACGGCTTTTTCTTTACGAACCAAACTTTTCCCTAAAAAATATTCAAGTTATTTTTCCTTGGATGTTCTTTCTGTTTGATAATCAGATTCTTTGGTGTCGATAATTTTTTCACGATGTATTACGTATCTTCGGTAGTAAGATAACATGAGCGTTGTAGTAGGAAGAGCAATGATCATTCCTAGTATCCCTAGTAAGGATCCCCAAATGGAAAGAGATAGTAAAATGATAGCAGGGTTAAGTCCTGTAATTCGTCCCATTACATTAGGAACAATGAAAGAATCTTCAACGGCTTGTACTATTGCAAAAACTATCAATGCCGAGCCAAGAACAACCCAAATGTTATCTCCTGTATCAGCCACTTTAAGTAATCCTAATATTAAAGCAGGGAAAAGAGCTATAACTTTCATATAAGGTATCATGCTTAATATACCTATCAGGAGTCCAAGTCCAAGTGCTAATGGATAATCAATAATTAAAAATCCGATGCTTGAAAGTATTGCAACGCACAATGCTACAAATGCCTGCCCTCTAAAATAACGGTTCATTCCATTTTTAAGATCGCTTACCACATTGGAAGCAAAGTGTCTGTACTTGTTTGGAATAAGTTCAACCCATCCATCTGCTATTGCTTCATAATCTAGAAGAATAAATACTGTGTAAAGAAGAATAATGAAAGATGCTATAACACTAAATAAGATATTGAGAGATTCAGATAATAGTGTCCATAATTTAGGTAATGCATTCTTTGTTAGGTTCGCTATATTTTCTTCACTGAAAATTTTATTCAGCTCTTTAACATCCAGATTTTCATTGATAAAATTAGTAACTATTTTGGGAAATACGTTAATTCCTGATCCGTTTGATATATAAGTCATAATAAGATTATTGACTTTCCCGAACTCTGAAATCATGGGAGGTATCAGTAAAAAGGATAATCCGGTTATTACACCTGCAACTGTTAATATTGCGCAAAGTATTGATAAGACTCGGATTCTTATTCTTAGTTTATACTGAAAGAAACAAACTAAGGGATACATGAAATAAGCAATGAGCCAGGCTATAAAAAAAGGTAGTAATACAGCGCTTAACTTATCGAACAAAAGTATTATCCCAATAATAATAGATAAACCAAAGATGAATCGGATAAAACTATCGAATGTAATTTTTTTTTCAAGCATATACTCAATTGATTAATGTTAATTTATTCGGGATATTCCTTTAGAACTCTGGTATAGCACTTTCGGCAAAGAGGTTCATATTCCTCTTTTTCACCTAACAATACACGTTTATCGTTTTTTATAATACGATGTGAAATATAAGCTAACTGACCACATCTCACACAAATAGCATGTACTTTGGAAACTTCATCGGCTATTGCACACAAATCGGGCATTGGACCAAATGGTATTCCTTTATAATCCATATCCAGTCCTGCAATAATTACTCTGGTGCCAATGTCTGCTAGTTTGTTGCAAACATCAACAATGCCTTTGTCAAAGAACTGAGCTTCGTCTATACCCACTACATCAATATCACTAGAAAAAAGCAAAATACTTGCGGACGATTCTATCGGAGTTGAAGCTATAGAATTGCTGTCATGCGAAACTACATCCTCTTCTGAATAGCGTGTGTCAATTGCGGGTTTGTAAATTTCAACCCTCTGCTTGGCAAATTGGGCTCTTTTTAATCTACGTATCAATTCTTCTGTTTTGCCAGAGAACATTGAACCACAAATAACCTCAATCCGACCTCTTCTTCGTGTTTCCAATATTTGATCTTCGGAAAATATTACCATTGTGCTTTGACGTATTAAAATTTTAGTGACTGTTTACTAATTGTCTACAAAAATAATACTTTTTTTGTGTTTTGCATATTATTTATTTCTACATTTGCGACAATATCGTATATTTGTGTAGATATACAGATGTTAAATTTGAGATTAACTCCTTTATATATTAAGTTAAAAGGGGTATTATATGAAACATTATATATTTAGGCATGGGAAAATTGTATGTTGTACCAACACCAGTCGGTAATTTAGAAGATATGACTTTTAGAGCAATTAAAGTTTTAAAAGAAGTCGATCTGATTCTTGCTGAAGATACACGTACCTCAGGTATATTACTGAAACATTTTGAAATTAAAAACGCAATGCAATCTCACCATAAGTTTAATGAACATAAAATGGTGGAAAGCGTTATTAATAGAATAAAGGCGGGCGAAACTGTGGCATTAATTTCTGATGCAGGGACACCGGGAATATCAGATCCTGGTTTCTTGGTTGTTAGAGAATGTGTGAAAAATGGGATTGAAGTCCAATGTCTGCCTGGTGCAACGGCTTTTGTGCCTGCAGTAGTAGCTTCTGGGCTTCCTAATGATCGCTTTTCTTTTGAAGGATTTCTTCCTCAGAAGAAAGGACGAATGACTCGATTGATATCTCTGCAAACAGAAACGCGTACTATGATTTTTTATGAATCTCCACATCGTTTATTGAAAACCTTAATTCAATTTGGAGAATATTTTGGGGTAGACCGTAAGGCTTCTGTTTCAAGAGAAATATCTAAGATGTTTGAAGAGACCGTCCGTGGAAACTTAGCAGAGTTGGTGGAACACTTTACAACAGTGGAACCTCGCGGTGAAATTGTAATTGTGTTGGCTGGAATTGATAATTAGAAACTTTATAAAATAGCTTCACTTAAAAACAAAAGACGTATGAAAAAACTATTATTTTTATCTTTATGCGTAGCCATGTTGGCTTCTTGTGACGGCAAAAAAACGGCTCAGACTGACCATCTTAAATCTGAAAATGATTCTCTTTTAATGCAATTGACTCAACGTAACAATGAACTGGATGAAATGATGGGAACATTCAATGAAATTCAGGAAGGCTTTCGTCAAATTAATGCAGCAGAAAGCCGTGTAGATTTGCAAAAAGGCAAGATTGCTGAAAATCCTGCTTCTGCAAAGGAGCAAATAGCTTCTGATATTCAGTTTATCTCTAAAACGATGGAAGCAAATAAAGCTCAGATTGCTAAACTGAAATCGCAATTAAAGAATAGTAAGACTAATTCTAGTCAATTACAGAAGGCCATTGAAGGCTTGACTACAGAACTGGAACTAAAAGCTAAACAGATTGAAGAATTGCAGGCTGAACTTGCTGCTAAAAATATTCGTATTCAGGAATTAGATCAGGCGGTTACCGGATTAAATGCCAATGTTCAAACTCTTACTGAAGAGACAACTGCAAAGACCAAAACATTGTCTGAACAAGACAAAACTATTAACACTGCTTGGTTTGTGTTCGGAACAAAAGCAGAATTAAAAGCTCAGAAAATATTGAAGAGTGGACAAGTTCTAAAAACTGCAGATTTTAATAAGGATTACTTTACTGAGATTGATATTCGTACAACAAAAGAGGTTAAGCTTTATTCAAAACATGCTGAGATGTTGACTAACCACCCTGCTAATTCTTATTCTTTGGATAAAGACGAAAAGGGACAACTTACCCTGAAGATAACAAATCCAAAAGAATTCTGGAGCGTATCTAGATATTTAGTAATTCAGGTTAAATAATACCTGTTTATTTATAGAATAAGGGGATTGCGACAAATAAAAGACGCGATCCCTTTTTTTAGAACTATTCTTTAATATGTATAGAAGTATATTTATTGACTTGGACGATACTCTTTGGCATTTTAAAGCAAATGCTTATGATACATTTTATGAAATGTATGTGAAGTATAGCTTTAATCGTTACTTTGATTCTTTTGACCATTTTTACACTCTTTACCAAAAAAAAAATCAGGAACTATGGGTAGAGTATGGCGACGGTAAAATTACTAAAGAGGAATTGAATAGCCAGCGTTTTCTTTATCCGCTTGAAGCTGTAGGAGTGTCTGATGCTGTACTGGCTAAAAGATATTCAGATGATTTCTTTTCTGTGATTCCTACCAAGAGCCAATTGTTACCTTACGCAAAAGAAGCACTTGATTACTTATCTTTAAAATATCGTCTTTTTATTCTTTCCAATGGATTTCGTGAACTTCAATTTCAGAAAATGCACTCATCCGGTATTTTTCATTACTTTGAGAAAGTAATCTTATCCGAAGATATTCACGTTCATAAACCTTATCCTGAGATTTTCAATTTTGCTCTTTCTTCAACTCAATCCCTTTTGGAAGAATCGCTTATGATTGGCGATAGCTGGGAAGCCGATATTGTTGGGGCTAAAGGCGTTGGCATGCATCAGATGTTTTATAACTATTCTGGTCGTAAAGACCTTCAATTTCAACCTACTTATACCATTAAAAGCTTAAATGATATTTTAAGCATTCTCTAATCTTCTCTCTTTTCTTATAGTCTGTTCTGATTATTCAGATTATATTATTAGATAATCTGAATAATTCATCAGAATATTCTCTCTTTAATTATTAAAAAGTGTCAAATAGAACGCATTATACTTTCCAGAGAATTTCAAAACTTCGATTAATAATGTTAATACTTGTCATACGATTAAGTGTTATTAAATTAGTTTTCATGAATTTCGTCAAAAAGACGTCTGAATGAGACATATTTTATCGATAAATATCAATTTATATCGTTTAAATCACATTTTGTTTATTCTATATGTTACAATTAGTAGTGTATTTCACTAAACTTAAGCCTATTTTATGTGTTATATAGTATATTTTGAGGGTAAAAAATAACATATTGTAATAAATGCAAGGTTTTTTAAATAAAATAGTTGATGTTTTTGGTTTTATTCATATATTTGCAAATTGTTAGAATAAAGAAACAAGTAATGTAAAGTTAAACTTTAAGAGAGAATTTATGAAAAAAAAATTAATGCTGTTATTGACATGTCTTTTTGTAGGCATAAGTTTGGTAACTGCCCAAAATCAGAAGGTCACGGGTGTCGTTCTTTCTGAAGATGATGGGCAACCTGTTGTTGGAGCCTCAATATTGGTAAAAGGTACTACTATGGGTGTAATTACTGATGTAAATGGTAAATTTGATTTGAAAACTCCAAGTTCTGCTAAAATTTTAGTGGTTTCTTATATTGGGTTGGTTAGCCAAGAAGTTGCTATTAGACCGAATATGAAAATTGTGTTAAAGTCAAATGCTCAGGTAACAGACGAAGTTGTAGTTGTTGCTTATGGAACAGCAAAGAAATCGTCCTTTACTGGTTCTGCAGAAGTTATAAAAGCAGATAAAATTAAAGGCCGGAATGTTGCTAATGTAACAAAGGCATTGGATGGTATGGTTGCTGGCGTTCAGACAACTTCAGGGTCGGGACAACCTGGTGCAGGCTCCTCAGTTATTATTCGTGGTTTTGGTTCAATCAATGCTTCCAGTAATCCACTTTATGTTGTGGATGGGGTTCCTTTCGATGGAAATATATCTTCAATAAATCCTAATGATATTGAATCTATTACTGTATTAAAAGATGCATCAGCAGGAGCTCTTTATGGTGCACGTGGTGCTAATGGAGTAATAATGGTAACAACTAATAGGGGCGCTACCGGGAAAATGAAGGTTGATTTAAAAGCGAGTTGGGGAGTTGCCTCTAGGGCTATTGAACGATATAAAACAATGGACGAAAAAGGGTATCTTGAAACAATCTATCAGTCATACCGAAATAATGAAATATCTAATAATGGAGTTTCCCCAGATGCCGCAGGTGCTGCAGCTTTACAGGCTATGGCAACAGGCTCAACAGCAATGCTAGGTAACAATCAGGAATACAATCCATTTAATTATTCTATCGCAGAATTAATAGATCCAACTACTGGTAAAGTTCGTAGTGATGCTAAATTGAAATATAGTGAAGATTGGCTCGATGAGGCTACTGCTAAGAATCCATTGCGTCAGGAATATGTATTAGGATTTACAGGTGGTAATGAAAAGACAAAATATATGTTTTCATTAGGTTACCTTAATGAAGAGGGCTTGCTGAAAACTACAGAATTTACTCGTTACAATGGTCGTATGAATATTGATTCAGATGTGAATAAGTGGCTAAAAGCTGGCATAAGTGCAAATTATTCACGAAATGAAAGCAATACAGCTGTTGAAGCAACTTCTGGATCTTCTAATGTGTGGTATACAGGACAACTAATGGCTCCTATCTTTCCTGTATTCAAGAAAGATACTAACGGAAATACATTGTATAATAATTTAGGAGATAAGGTTTTTGACTATGGCAAGAATCGCCCTTCTGGAGCGAGTGCAGAGTGGAATACAGTAGCAACTTTATATGATGATAAATATAGTTCAAAAAGTGACAATCTCAATGGTAACCTTTATGCTGAATTTGGAAACTTAAAAAGTGGTCTTTTACAGGGATTAAAATTCAAAGTTAATTATGGCTTTGATCTTGTTAATTCTGCTGGCATGACATACTATAATCCATATAATGGTAATTC
Encoded here:
- the rsmI gene encoding 16S rRNA (cytidine(1402)-2'-O)-methyltransferase; amino-acid sequence: MGKLYVVPTPVGNLEDMTFRAIKVLKEVDLILAEDTRTSGILLKHFEIKNAMQSHHKFNEHKMVESVINRIKAGETVALISDAGTPGISDPGFLVVRECVKNGIEVQCLPGATAFVPAVVASGLPNDRFSFEGFLPQKKGRMTRLISLQTETRTMIFYESPHRLLKTLIQFGEYFGVDRKASVSREISKMFEETVRGNLAELVEHFTTVEPRGEIVIVLAGIDN
- a CDS encoding efflux RND transporter permease subunit codes for the protein MAISDIALKRPVGSIVLSLMIILMGVVGFNFLGVRLYPAIDPPVITVQTSYVGANSEIIESQITEPLEKAINGIEGVKSISSQSAIGTSNITVEFNLGADLEKAANDVRDKVSQATKSLPQDIDSQPTVTKADANSDPIIMLTAQSSTMNAIELSDYAENVLQEKLQTIPGVSSVSIYGQQRPSMRLWLNPEKMAAYNLTASDVNAALSKENVEMPGGKIRGNATELIVKTHGRLTTEADFNSLIVKQSDNQVVRLQDIGQAVLGPQNEESGSTINGITGVMLNLIPLPGANDIQIADEFYKRLDQIKHTMPKGVELSVARDKSIFVRQSVNDVAETLLIAIFLVVLIIFLFFRNWIIALRPLLDIPVSLIGTFFIMYILGYSINVLTLLGIVLATGLVVDDGIVVTENIFKRIEKGMDKWQAAFEGTREILFAVISTSLTLAIVFIPVLFLEGFTGRLFREFGIVVASAVLISALVSLTLTPVLNVLLGGSASHHSKFYEASEPFFVGMENGYRRLLSFFIQNKWIGFSILGFCLVLIFSLSRVLKSELAPLEDHSYIRTSITAPEGTEYTTTQDLIDKIAKTSMDSVPEAKYVLARYAGGGNSSANAGSVICFLSDPSERKASQQKIYDKLSRIYSTIPDGRVIPSQEPTIATSTSRGLPVQFVLQNLDFEKLHKVLPKFLDEAQNSPVFSNVDMDLKFNKPELNITVDRLKANTLGVSEKDVSNALDLAYSGSRYGYFLKNNKQYYVIGQVAREDRNVPADIASLYVRSASGEMIQLDNLVKIEENSNPPILYHYNRYKSATVSANLAKGKTLGEGIAEMQRISDKLLDQSFNTALSGSSRDFAESSSNISFALILALLLIYLILAAQFESFRDPFIIMLTVPMAIAGAMLSLWICGQTLNIFSEIGMILLIGIVTKNGILIVEFANQKRKLGMNKRVAAFEAASARLRPILMTSLATIFGAFPIAFALGSGAQSRIPLGIVVVGGLLFSLILTLFVIPVTYIALSSKNKNKL
- a CDS encoding YjjG family noncanonical pyrimidine nucleotidase → MYRSIFIDLDDTLWHFKANAYDTFYEMYVKYSFNRYFDSFDHFYTLYQKKNQELWVEYGDGKITKEELNSQRFLYPLEAVGVSDAVLAKRYSDDFFSVIPTKSQLLPYAKEALDYLSLKYRLFILSNGFRELQFQKMHSSGIFHYFEKVILSEDIHVHKPYPEIFNFALSSTQSLLEESLMIGDSWEADIVGAKGVGMHQMFYNYSGRKDLQFQPTYTIKSLNDILSIL
- a CDS encoding TonB-dependent receptor, whose protein sequence is MKKKLMLLLTCLFVGISLVTAQNQKVTGVVLSEDDGQPVVGASILVKGTTMGVITDVNGKFDLKTPSSAKILVVSYIGLVSQEVAIRPNMKIVLKSNAQVTDEVVVVAYGTAKKSSFTGSAEVIKADKIKGRNVANVTKALDGMVAGVQTTSGSGQPGAGSSVIIRGFGSINASSNPLYVVDGVPFDGNISSINPNDIESITVLKDASAGALYGARGANGVIMVTTNRGATGKMKVDLKASWGVASRAIERYKTMDEKGYLETIYQSYRNNEISNNGVSPDAAGAAALQAMATGSTAMLGNNQEYNPFNYSIAELIDPTTGKVRSDAKLKYSEDWLDEATAKNPLRQEYVLGFTGGNEKTKYMFSLGYLNEEGLLKTTEFTRYNGRMNIDSDVNKWLKAGISANYSRNESNTAVEATSGSSNVWYTGQLMAPIFPVFKKDTNGNTLYNNLGDKVFDYGKNRPSGASAEWNTVATLYDDKYSSKSDNLNGNLYAEFGNLKSGLLQGLKFKVNYGFDLVNSAGMTYYNPYNGNSVSVKGNLSKSTGRIYSSTFNQILAYDRTFDKHHFDALVAHEFYKYTYDYLGATKTGFPFGGLYELDAATSITDASSYQNNYAIESVFSRLNYDYEGKYYLSGSFRTDGSSRFNKDYRWGNFWSVGGNWRVSQEPFMKDLSWLNNLSLKASYGVQGNDNIGSLYAWQSFYNLGYPNSSMSGAVISSLENKELKWEKNANLNVGIETKIFDRYSATVEFYTRKTTDMLLEYPMASSLGFDSYNKNVGSMRNVGVDITLAADIFKNTDFKWKMTVMGSTIKNKVLALADKPQIIKGSYIIKEGETLNSFYTANAAGVDPATGQQLYWVWDTDASGKRSEKYISSDQTKAADCKEIQGSRIPDFYGSIGNEFRYKGFDLSILCTYSFGGKILDSVYRTLLYGNYVGQAKSANLARAWKQAGDITDIPRIEIGKSYIVTDNDLINASYFSVKNISLGYTLPSKWLKSAGVESVRFTATGDNVFMLSHLKGMNPQYNFTGSTDFAYVPTRTITFGVNVKF
- a CDS encoding TolC family protein, encoding MRTKYIFFLLMLCSNVQAQNVLTLEKAINITLKNNFDILIARNDADIAKMNNTAGNAGMLPTVNVNGSGSYSNDNIYQKLSSGTENKYSSLSNTLIGANAELSWTLFDGGKMFVTKNKLNEIQSLGELQFQSKVLETMYNVIAAYYDIVRQKQQLSSINEAISYNKERVTIALTGFNAGSLVKTDLLQAKIDLNVAMENSINQQYTINEAQKALNRMLGQGPTVIFEVSDSISLLYIPNKDELLQKLNSSNSSILSFQKQIDISRLTLKENQKAYLPTFSFKGGYYLSQSVNSEGATLKNRSSGPQVGGTISIPLFNGGETKRKISVAKKELQSAEYDLENVKLQMNTELQNALTDFENQQQVLQIEKDNNQLAKENIEISLQRLRLGQTTSLEVHQAQESYVQSSTRLINFKYNLKIAETKLKQLVSSL
- a CDS encoding AI-2E family transporter yields the protein MLEKKITFDSFIRFIFGLSIIIGIILLFDKLSAVLLPFFIAWLIAYFMYPLVCFFQYKLRIRIRVLSILCAILTVAGVITGLSFLLIPPMISEFGKVNNLIMTYISNGSGINVFPKIVTNFINENLDVKELNKIFSEENIANLTKNALPKLWTLLSESLNILFSVIASFIILLYTVFILLDYEAIADGWVELIPNKYRHFASNVVSDLKNGMNRYFRGQAFVALCVAILSSIGFLIIDYPLALGLGLLIGILSMIPYMKVIALFPALILGLLKVADTGDNIWVVLGSALIVFAIVQAVEDSFIVPNVMGRITGLNPAIILLSLSIWGSLLGILGMIIALPTTTLMLSYYRRYVIHREKIIDTKESDYQTERTSKEK
- a CDS encoding thymidine kinase, whose product is MVIFSEDQILETRRRGRIEVICGSMFSGKTEELIRRLKRAQFAKQRVEIYKPAIDTRYSEEDVVSHDSNSIASTPIESSASILLFSSDIDVVGIDEAQFFDKGIVDVCNKLADIGTRVIIAGLDMDYKGIPFGPMPDLCAIADEVSKVHAICVRCGQLAYISHRIIKNDKRVLLGEKEEYEPLCRKCYTRVLKEYPE